The genome window GTCACTGAACACAAGTTAGAAAAGTTGCCAGAGCCACATCTTTCACAGTAACACGGTCAGAAGACCACACACATTTAGTTAGACCTGCAAAGTAGTATGGCACAGAAAGATGACTAGATACACTATCTGTGCTATTTTTTGCATCTTCTGGATAGTTTTATTGTAAGTAATGTAATGTGGTGTTTCTGGTGCAAAGTGTTGTGCTTTATCTATTGCACTCAAGGTCAGAAAAGATTACTAcagccacatactgtatataaaatttCCACCAAGAGTCTCTTCTATTTGGTGAATTATTTGCGATGCGATGGGTAAAGTATTCTTCACTAAActagtatttttaaaaaatgaccaaaaggcTGATTTGagttttgaaaagttgaattgtatatgtaatttttatattttttatatatttatcaaTTGTGGAAGCCAGTTTTGTAGGCAATGTGGAAGGGCTGCATGCATACAAATTCTGTGTGGTACAGCAAAATAATTTCCTAACTAATATACATGGTGAGTGGACTACACCCAATTCTCGGTCAACTTGGGACAGTTTATAATTTTAAGATAaactttttttgcatagaattcTGAGAAATAATGGTTATCAGGTGGGTGACCAAATGTATTTACACCAAAGCAATATTGGTGCAAAGAAATGTGATAATACATTTGACCTGCTTGCAAACAGTACGTGTTTTGTGTCGCTGCGTTTCCATCTACCAGTGTGGATAAAGAGTGGtgtgtcaaaatttaaaaaaagagtgtgAGGTATAATGTACTTATGTTCTGCATTGTTGTGCATTGTCTATGGAATTTCTTTACAAGTTTGTGTCTGTGAGTCAGTGCTAATGTGCCATTTGTGACTCTGTGTTGAGCACTCCCCAGGCAGTAgcatcagctgcagctgttgaaATCATCAGGGATTTTTTGTTCTCCCTTCTccaaataattgaaaaaaatgctttttttctggCACAGCAGTCTTATTTGTAATGAACACTTAGGTCTGCTCGTATTCTCAGGGTTGAATGATAGTAAGGTTGGTTTATGTGGGATATtgaaaacacattcatttaatTTGAATCAGTAGTCACAGTTACTTGTCTTAgataaaaaaactgtatttgatcCTTAAAGGAGCCACAGAGCTTCATTCAACAGTTACAGTTCTGAAATAATCGACACCTTCTGAATTGGGGCTGATCTTCGTGATGAATCGCGGAACCACTGACCACAGTGTCGTGCCTGGAGATAAGCTGGAACGCAGTGTCCTCACTGCTGATTTTCATTGGGTTTCCTCAGCTTGTTTCAAGTTGCTCTGGGTCTCCTTCTTCCTGGTTGCTGCCATCAGGAAGTTGTTTGCTCCAGTAGGTGCACTGATCAAAGGTGTCAGAGCAGGAGAGGTCTGCTTCCTCATCTTGAGCTAGGACTGGGAAGTCATGGTCGACCATCTCACACAGACGCTCAAAGCTGAAAGGGAGACACACAGAGTCAAACATCTGTACACACACGTTTCCAGAATCAGATCACAGGGAGGAAAATCAAGTGAAACAGAGAGCACAGCTTACGAGGAGATATTGGTTTTGGCATTCTCCTGTATCAGCTCCCCTTTGGGATTGACAGTGAAAATCCTGCTCAGAGGAACACCCACCTCCTTATAGGAATACACATCCTgaaatcacacatacacaaacagtcagCCTCACTACCAAAAGCATCAAAGGTGCCAACACAGATATATCAAGGCAGAAATATCAAGTGATTTCACCTAATGGACACAAATAATTACCATCATCacagaaattacaacattttccttatgaaaaaaaagctaaacaaaaagATCTACAACGTAAACCTCTTGGTACAGAGAAAGTTCATGCTTGTTTCTGTTCATGTGCAGCAGTCTCACCGTAGCTCTGTTGCCAAAAGCAGCGTAGAATGGTTCAGTGTTGGGGTAGAACAGGTGCTTTATGTCTGTGAGACACTCAATCTTAAACTTCTCAGGTTTCTTCTCAATCACTTCCCTACACATCATAGAATGACATTAAACGTTTTACACTTCCACTGGGAAAGATGTCAAAGTTTCCCATGCACTTGGGgttttgaaattaattaattatcaaaCAGATGAAAAGACTgagagaaataaaagcatgtgcACTATCTGCATATGaccatataaatatatacaatatatatatacatatatatatagaaatatagatatagatatatatagatatatagatatctatatctataaatatatagatatagatatacagtAGATTAGACAAAACAACGCCTATTGCTATAACACTACATATTTGGCATTACCTTGTAGCTGCTCCTGATAAAAATCCTttgtaaataacaaaacaatgcagCATATTTGTACATGTAGTGTGTGTCTGACCTGTGCAAGGCAGAAAAAAGACTGCTGGGGCTAAGCAGCACCGGGCCCATTGGCAGCATGGTTCCCCTCTCATTGACCCAGTGCAGGTAGCCTCGTGTCATATCAGCCATGCCAATTGCCCTCGCCGAGCAGTACATGAATTTATATCCATTTCtgtgacagagagacacacactcagTTCTGTACTAAGCTGTGCACTgtgatataaataaaaaatcattagaataacattatatatatatatatataacagctaaagtaaaataaacaatgacCTAAACAAGTAAGTGTGACATTTGTATTATAAAAGCTAATTAAGCCAGATTTCCTTGGTTTAACAACTGCACTGTACACCTTGTGCAGATGGTAAGGCAGTACTCACAGGCTGACTTTGTGGTAGAGCCGTGCGATGCCCTGGTGGGTCCAGTCTTTACCCAGTGTGGGGAGGATGTGACCCAAGGTGTCTGACCTGGAGCGCAACACAAGCCAGTCAACTACACAATTAATACAGAAACACTTAATGCAAATGGAGACACCAAATCGGTGAAAAACCTGACATCTACTGGTAAAGGTTGAACCTGAACTGTCTTCTGTAATAGGCTGGTTTGTGAATTTCCCATTAGCTAATAATAGTGACAGCAAGACTGCCATGCAACTGCTTTGCTTTTCTTTACCTGGTGATGGTTCCATCTATATCGGAGATGACTATCTTGTCATCCCAGCTCCAAAGATAGATTGTTCCATTGCAGCGGCAGGTGCCCTGATACTGAGTGGTCACACTGAACATCACATCATTCGGACCCTCCTTCAACTGCAGGCTAGCCTGTAAACcatacatgcacgcacgcaaacacacaaacacacaaggatTGAAAGGTCGGTTAAAAGTGTTTTCTAACAGGCAACTATACTCCGGATAAATTGTATGCAATAACAAAACTATATATGGGTTATTCCTCTACACAAAATGTGAGAATAAAAACCCTTCATTTAAAGTTACACTAAATGTCACCAACTATCTATCTTCAGAGACTGGTCAAGGGGAAACAATGTATTCATGTTTGTTGTCAAAGTAATGTATATACTTTGTCTACCTTCTTGCTTTATCATAGTGTGCAATATATCATGAGTCACTATAGAGCTTCAAAGTTGCCATAAACTAACTTGTGTGCATGTTTCTTTCCCCATTAGGATCAATAAAGCCAACTGTAATAACACATATTTAAGACAAATTGCTTTAGCTAGTGTATTATCAAAGCTCCTGGAAAGAATTTTATTAGATAGGTTGTGTGTTCATTTGTATAGTTCAGATAACCAGTTGGTTTCAAGGCCAGGCATGGTACTGATCTTAAGGAAATGGTAGAAACctacagaagacaaaaaatcttctgtttttattggttttgttGATGCCTCCCAGGCTTTTGACCGAGTTAACCACCAcaagctgtttttaaaattgagCCAAAGAGGAGTACCAAATAGTATAATCAGAATCCTGGCTTTTTGGTATTCCAATCAGAGCATACAGATCAAATGGAGAAATGTATTCTCTACTCCGTTTGGTGTTGGTAATGGCGTCCGTCAGGGGAGGGATGCTATCACTGGCCctctttaatatttacatggatGACCTGTCTGACCAGCTAAGACAGTGTAAGATGTATGCAGATGACTTGGCTGTTGTCTCTCCTAGCAGTGCAGGGTTTCAGGAGCTGTTGAATATATGTTCCAATTATGGTGTTGAATATGATGTGAAATATAATGCCAAAAAGAGTTTGGTTATGATCTGTAGAGTGAAAGAGGATAAGGAccttatttttccatctttccatcttgCAGGGCAAGTGCTAACTGTTGGTTGCAAAATTAAGTATTTGGGTCACATCTTAACAGATCAAATGTCAGATGATATGGACATGTATAGGCAGCGTTGCATGCTATATACACAGACTAACATGCTTGCCAGGAAGTTCTCCTGGTGTTCTGATACTGTCTAGATAAACCTCTTTAAAGCATATTGTCCTGCTTTTTACACTGCCCCCTTGTGGGTCAGGTTCAGTGCTTTGCGATACCAGTCAATTACTGgtatagacttagacttagacttagacttagacttccctttattaatccttttgggatgactcccgctgtcttatttaattggtgtctgtcttgtgtatctgtatctttttttgtttttgttgttgttgttgttgttgtttttatggactgtgagtctaataataaaggctatctatctatctatctatctatctatctatctatctatctacatacgTACCAGTTGCTCTGACGTGAGCCGAAGAGTCTTCTTATAACAGATGCTGCCAGAAATCATAGGGGGCTCTGACTGGCAGGATCTTGATGCCTGATTGGACAATCTGTTGTCCTCATCACTAGAGGATGACTCATCCTTCATCCTGAAAAATCAAAGACAACAAATTTGGTGAAACTATGACAACAAATTCAAATGGGGGTGTtgagagagaaatttggtgatTTAAGGACTAAAAGAAATCACCTGTTCACTGAGGGCATAGTGAGTGAGTTCTCTCCACAGCTTCCTGCATCTGTCACTGAATCCTAAAGTGCACAAAGTTCAAAGGTCACAGCTGGCTTAATCAACTTAGGAAGTGTTGAATGTGTGGATGTGAGGAACAAATATGGCTTCCAGCCTTTGCTTACTATCATTTGACCCTCTGACATTATTTACTGTGTAGATCATAAAGGCTAAggtctatatttaaaaaaaaaaaatctcaccaacaatgtgtgtctctctggacTTACTGATTTGGAGTCACTGTTCCGGCTCCTCCATGAGAACCACCAGCGTCCTCCTTTCTTGGGCATCTTCTCCTTCATAATATTCTCCACTGAGGCCTAGGGACAACCATGCACATACAACtcaaaaatgactgaaaaagtAACTCAACACAGACTGGAGAAACtcaaaacaaagtaaagcagaaAATACAGGCAAACCAATGACCagaaagcacacaaaaaaatacaaaagtaaaaataacaaacagcACATTTCAAACCTAAATCACCAAAATAAAGGAAGTCACAGGTGGAAATTCAATGGCACATAAACAAAGAGCAAAGGATGCAAGGTAAAACCTAAAAAGACAAGACTTCTGAAGATTGTGATTGGATGGCAGTGGAGGGAaatgcacaaagacacagcacaatgagaaggagagagacatgGTTGACAGTGGTGGGAAATGATGGTAAAACAAACCAACATGcatacagaaagacagacagacagatagacggACAGACAAAGACATGCCCTGACAAACTCCCAAGCAAAGCAAGAAAACACCATACAGGTTGGGAAGAGCTTGAGCCAAACAGACCAGGGAGGCAGTATGAGAAGAGGCCAAAAGCCGAAAACACGTAACTCAAACACCAACACTTAGTACACACAAACATTGGATGGATGGTGattgaaagaaaatgtgtaaatataaGGGAAAAAGGACATGACATTATTCAAGTGTTAGAAAAACAGTTAgatttaaagccatattttactgaaataaaattgGCAGCTTTGATGCAAACTTCCCTATTACTGGCATATCAGGCAATCAACCTTTGTCCAAATATCTTATGTACTGTACAACAGTACTGAAATGATTAAATATTGATTATTATGTGAACAGTAGCATTTAGTCAACTTTTTCATGAACTATTGAGAAGACGCTGGCATATGACAGCACTGTAGTGACACATCAGTTTAGGGAGATTTATTAATAATAGCAAAATGCTGGGAGTGCACAGGAGAATGTGATGCACGGGGTTGCAGAACACTGAAAGACACCAAACATCGCCTAACAAATATAATgataaaatcaaattaaaataattaaaaaataataatataattattcaAAAAAATCATTCTGTCCTGTAGAACTTTACCCTGAAGGACATgcatgttgtagcaggtgattCATTTTAATCCCACAATAGAAAAGAGTAGATCAAAACAGCATAAAACTAAAAACGTTCTCCATTTACTTTAATGAAAAGAGCTCCATTTCACATGATATAAGCTGTGACACAGGGAAGGTTTGAGCGTTACTGACAAATGGCCATGGCACAACAATGACAACTAATGTAACTTTGGGGATGGAGCTTTAGAAGGAGTGCAACATACCACAGTTTCTCTACTAGTGCTGCATTAACATAGTTGTAATATAGGTATATCACAACAGTACAGATAACCAATAGTTGAATATCACTGAAGATGTACTCAAGTACTGCTTACTGTAAGTAAAATTTGAGgcatttgtactttactttagtaAGTATAGAGTATTTTGATTTCATGCTATACTAAACTGACAGCTGTGGTAACGGCTTACTTTGCAGATTCcgattttacataaaaaaacagtaaaaaatgaGATGCCATCTGGGAGTAATAAAGTgtgtcttcttctttcttcttaaTTCTACTACCCGGCAGTATGCAACTACAACATGAAAGTTTCTGCTTATATAGTAATACATAGTAAATAACAGtacagtaatataatatataataatttacaACTGAATAATAATTACAACTGACTGTCCAGTCTgttgcataatgagtacttttacttttgatactttagtTACACCTTGGTGATAATACTGGCTACTAGTTACAAGGACACAgcaaatttatgttttttgtgatatattgatatatccccttttaaataaatctgaatatgtcttccaccactgatgcCATAAACTcataacataaaaaatacagtCAACTGGAAACAGATTAGAGACTACATGTATCATTGTGGTGGGCTTACCTGCGGCAGTGGTTTCTGATAGACCTGCATGGCCAACATGACAGGAGCTGCTGTGTTCCAGTTGTAGTACCTAAAACAGATGACAGAGAGCgctagaatcagaatcagaatcagaatcagaatcagaatcagaatcagaatcagaatcagctttattcgccaggtatgaggacacatacgaggaatttgtctttggagcattgttactcacactgtgcttacacatacatatcaaccaaaacagaaatatacacaataatatatacacaatatatacatactctaaacagaaacagaaacaatatagaggcatgagtgcaatgaagagatcaatacaattatttaaatgtgcatagtgcaagggtactgggataaaatagtattatgttattatattacaatatgaacagtatgaacatatgaacagttctgaaaaataggtaaatgagaatgatgaataaataataaaatatataattgagatgtgagagtgggaatgatgagtaatactaaataagtggaataatacaggtgctgtatagacagtgttacagtgttattgaccagaactgaacctgacactgtgggtcagaagtcagctgttcatcagagagatggcttgtgggtagaaactgttcctgaatctgttggttttggcgtacagtgctctgtagcgcctaccagaggggagaagctggaacaggttgtgtccggggtgagatgggtctgtgGTGATGGTAAGCACTACTTCACACCACAGACTTCTAGCTGACCAAGACTGACCAAGACTGCTGatatatttgattttaaatgagaagatcaatatcaCTCTTATGTATGcatgttaaatatgaagcaCAGTAACTTCCAGGAAGTTGATGCAACCAGCCAAGAAATTGTTTGGCACATaatgttttacacttttttatatagattttaaacaaatgagagAAGTTAATCAGACAATTTAAGATGGGAAGCCCACTGTTTCCTCATGTTTCCATTCTTTGTGCTAAACTATGCTATCCACCTGCTGACACTAACTTCATATTTGCTGTACAGACATTAGAGAGGCATTGATCCTCTCATCTAACTTACGGCAAGAAGGCAAAAAAggatattttccaaaatgttaaactattcctttGAAAGCTCCTTTTTTGTCTAAATGTGTATTACACTATGGTACTGGATATAGTTTAGCAGTACATACTTGTTTCCTATCTTGACGACTAGGTTAGGGTCATCTATAATCGACGGGTTTTCAGAAAACTGCTGATAGGAAATTGCCCTCTCCTTGAACTGCTCTGTGGaatgagacaaacacacacacacatgcatgcacgcacgcacgcaagcacacacacacacacacacacacacagtaagaacACAAACTGATTGAAAGACGTGCTTTAttataaaacaaagaagaggTAAGAAGTTAAAGTCGAACAGCATTGTAACCTTATGTTTTATCCTTTTGTCATTGCCTCCTTGCACATTCCTTATCCTACCTCTTGTGATCTCCGTGTTGTCAGTGAGTCCTCCGCACAAAGAGATGGCAACATGAGGCAGGTCCCCTACTTGGTCGGACAAACTGTCTACGCCGCTGTCCATCCCACTGCTGCCCACTGGGGACTGATCAGCGCTCCGCACTCCCATCATCATCAGCATCTCAGAGTCCCCTCTCATTGAGCTACTGCCTCCGTCACTGagaagtgagagaaacaaacacGCTCTAACGCATACAAACATCACTAAAAAATATTGTTGTGATGGTGTAGGTCAAATAAACACTAGCTTAAAGTGCATTTAAGTACCTAAAAAGTTTTGAAAAGCAGCATGTTCAGGCACCACACTTATTGAACTTAACTGTATCAATTAATTACTGCATTTGCAATAAGTCACAGCCAGAAAACTCATCTGTTCATACTGCATCATGGCCCATGAtaaaaactctctctgtatcctATTGCTTCTAAATGCACTTATCATATGTGATGTATTTGCATGATTGTTGCACTTAATGGGGTTGTACCCACATAGTTGAATGCACTCATTGTGAGTCGCTTtagataaaagcatcagctaaataaatgtaatggtgAGCTATTGCCAAATGGTAAGTCATAgccaaaaaaatcacaaataataGTCCAAAAGTAATTGATTGACTTCAAAAAACCAGGACACAAATAAGTCTTCATTATTCTTTTGAATTCTGCTGACTACCTCCATGGTGGCCACCAGAGGGGGAATTAAACCACAAAAAAGCCTTTTATACCGTAGGTGTGTGTATTTGGGGTGTAGAGTATGTTTTGTACTCATATGAAGGCATGCAACAACATGTTcagtacatatatatt of Etheostoma spectabile isolate EspeVRDwgs_2016 chromosome 1, UIUC_Espe_1.0, whole genome shotgun sequence contains these proteins:
- the lpin1a gene encoding phosphatidate phosphatase LPIN1 isoform X5 produces the protein MTHVEEQDPSSHSEDDSFNDNWSWLQTMNYVGQLAGQVFVQVKELYRGLNPATLSGCIDVIVVRQPDGSLQCSPFHVRFGKMGVLRSREKVVDIEINGEPVSLHMKLGENGEAFFVKETENRMEIVPSYLATSPIMSTGAELMESQLGRGSSRHHDTILCSSLPVQSLGQHQSDGVMIKKRRKRRRKARPEAGSGGGGRREESGEEFSEDQDMFTIDLSSDEEREGESRPVYGEQGSTSNTHTDPSTNWIHSQSSPDNSRSSTPKSDSELTNHQNKDNPEMLWTWGELPQAAQPSFLTSQQKQDPATAVSIPVSDSTHFRAINDTGPPSLTLYAGETAAQYGDKDTKGSKNGVSVGLTTKTGDRAGGEHGRELESVGPLCAEMEGLTACPVSRRILLDHLDDGGNVGSPIKRTDSPSKRKEKRSQHLGADGIYLDDITELEPEVAALYFPKSDGGSSSMRGDSEMLMMMGVRSADQSPVGSSGMDSGVDSLSDQVGDLPHVAISLCGGLTDNTEITREQFKERAISYQQFSENPSIIDDPNLVVKIGNKYYNWNTAAPVMLAMQVYQKPLPQASVENIMKEKMPKKGGRWWFSWRSRNSDSKSDSVTDAGSCGENSLTMPSVNRMKDESSSSDEDNRLSNQASRSCQSEPPMISGSICYKKTLRLTSEQLASLQLKEGPNDVMFSVTTQYQGTCRCNGTIYLWSWDDKIVISDIDGTITRSDTLGHILPTLGKDWTHQGIARLYHKVSLNGYKFMYCSARAIGMADMTRGYLHWVNERGTMLPMGPVLLSPSSLFSALHREVIEKKPEKFKIECLTDIKHLFYPNTEPFYAAFGNRATDVYSYKEVGVPLSRIFTVNPKGELIQENAKTNISSFERLCEMVDHDFPVLAQDEEADLSCSDTFDQCTYWSKQLPDGSNQEEGDPEQLETS
- the lpin1a gene encoding phosphatidate phosphatase LPIN1 isoform X4 codes for the protein MNYVGQLAGQVFVQVKELYRGLNPATLSGCIDVIVVRQPDGSLQCSPFHVRFGKMGVLRSREKVVDIEINGEPVSLHMKLGENGEAFFVKETENRMEIVPSYLATSPIMSTGAELMESQLGRGSSRHHDTILCSSLPVQSLGQHQSDGVMIKKRRKRRRKARPEAGSGGGGRREESGEEFSEDQDMFTIDLSSDEEREGESRPVYGEQGSTSNTHTDPSTNWIHSQSQVVKETLSIPPHCALSISCPQQTSHFSCPVSSPDNSRSSTPKSDSELTNHQNKDNPEMLWTWGELPQAAQPSFLTSQQKQDPATAVSIPVSDSTHFRAINDTGPPSLTLYAGETAAQYGDKDTKGSKNGVSVGLTTKTGDRAGGEHGRELESVGPLCAEMEGLTACPVSRRILLDHLDDGGNVGSPIKRTDSPSKRKEKRSQHLGADGIYLDDITELEPEVAALYFPKSDGGSSSMRGDSEMLMMMGVRSADQSPVGSSGMDSGVDSLSDQVGDLPHVAISLCGGLTDNTEITREQFKERAISYQQFSENPSIIDDPNLVVKIGNKYYNWNTAAPVMLAMQVYQKPLPQASVENIMKEKMPKKGGRWWFSWRSRNSDSKSDSVTDAGSCGENSLTMPSVNRMKDESSSSDEDNRLSNQASRSCQSEPPMISGSICYKKTLRLTSEQLASLQLKEGPNDVMFSVTTQYQGTCRCNGTIYLWSWDDKIVISDIDGTITRSDTLGHILPTLGKDWTHQGIARLYHKVSLNGYKFMYCSARAIGMADMTRGYLHWVNERGTMLPMGPVLLSPSSLFSALHREVIEKKPEKFKIECLTDIKHLFYPNTEPFYAAFGNRATDVYSYKEVGVPLSRIFTVNPKGELIQENAKTNISSFERLCEMVDHDFPVLAQDEEADLSCSDTFDQCTYWSKQLPDGSNQEEGDPEQLETS